The Piliocolobus tephrosceles isolate RC106 chromosome 2, ASM277652v3, whole genome shotgun sequence genome window below encodes:
- the NEPRO gene encoding nucleolus and neural progenitor protein isoform X2, protein MNLEGSIQDLFELFSSNENQPLTTKVCVVPSQPVVELVLMKVLGACKLLLRLLDCCCKTFLLTVKHLGLQEFIILNLVIVGLVSRLWVIYKGVLKRLILLYEPLFGLLQEVSRIQPMPYFKDFTFPSDITEFLGQPYFEAFKKKMSTAFAAKGVTKLLNKLFLINEQSPKASEETLLGISKKAKQIKINVQNKVDLGQPVKNKRIFKEKSSEFDVRAFCNQLKHKATQETSFDFKCSQSRLKTTKYSSDKVIGTPYAKSFVQRFREAESFTQLSEEIQMAVIWYRSKKLKAQAIFLGNKLLKSNRLKHLEAQGTSLPKKLECIKTSICNHLLRGSGIKTSKHHLRQRRSQNKFLRRQRKPQRKLQLTLLREIQQFSQRTQKTAADTSAKWRLSHCTVHRTDLYPNSKQLLNSGISMPVIQTKEKMMHENLRGIHENETDLWTMMQINKNSTSGTIKEIDDIDDIFALMGV, encoded by the exons ATGAATTTGGAGGGTTCAATTCAAGACCTGTTTGAGTTGTTTTCTTCCAA tgAAAATCAGCCCTTAACTACCAAAGTGTGTGTTGTCCCCAGTCAGCCAGTGGTGGAGTTGGTGTTGATGAAGGTTTTGGGAGCCTGCAAGTTGTTGCTCCGCTTGTTGGACTGCTGCTGCAAAACATTTCT TTTGACTGTGAAACATCTAGGTTTGCAAGAGTTCATTATTTTAAACCTTGTGATAGTTGGGCTGGTGAGCAGATTATG GGTTATCTATAAAGGTGTTTTAAAAAGGTTGATTTTGTTATATGAGCCTTTGTTTGGATTGCTTCAAGAGGTCTCTAGGATTCAACCAATGCCGTACTTCAAAGATTTTACCTTTCCTTCTGATATTACTGAATTTTTAGGACAGCCATATTTTGAagcctttaagaaaaaaatgtctacaGCTTTTGCAGCTAAAGGAGTAACTAAATTGCTAAATAAACTGTTTTTAATAAATGAGCAGTCACCAAAAGCCAGTGAAGAAACCTTACTTGGAATTTCCAAAAAAGCTAAACAAATAAAGATCAATGTACAGAATAAAGTGGATCTTGGACAGCCGGTAAAGAATAAGAGAATCTTCAAAG AAAAGTCATCAGAATTTGATGTGAGGGCTTTCTGCAACCAGCTGAAACACAAAGCTACTCAG GAGACCAGctttgattttaaatgttctcagtCCAGACTAAAGACAACCAAATATTCTTCTGATAAAGTGATAGGAACTCCTTATGCCAAAAGTTTTGTGCAAAGATTCCGAGAGGCTGAGTCCTTCACACAACTTTCTGAAGAAATCCAGATGGCAGTTATATGGTACAGGAGCAAAAAACTCAAGGCTCAGGCCATTTTTCTGGGTAACAAACTTCTTAAAAGCAACCGGCTTAAACATCTGGAAGCTCAAGGTACTAG TTTGCCAAAGAAACTAGAGTGCATAAAAACATCTATTTGCAACCACCTTCTTCGTGGCTCAGGTATCAAAACTTCAAAGCATCATCTGAGACAGAGAAGATCACAGAATAAATTTTTACGGAGACAAAGGAAACCACAGAGAAAGTTGCAGTTGACTCTTTTAAGGGAAATTCAGCAGTTCTCTCAAAGGACTCAGAAGACTGCTGCAGATACCAGTGCTAAGTGGAGACTCTCACACTGTACTGTGCATAGAACTGATCTCTACCCCAACAGTAAGCAACTCTTGAATAGTGGAATTTCAATGCCTGTCATACAAACTAAGGAGAAAATGATGCATGAAAATCTTAGAGGCATCCATGAAAATGAAACTGATTTGTGGACAatgatgcaaataaataaaaacagtacaTCAGGAACCATTAAGGAGATAGATGACATTGATGATATTTTTGCTTTAATGGGAGTTTAG
- the NEPRO gene encoding nucleolus and neural progenitor protein isoform X1, which produces MAAVPPGREPWNRVRIPKAGSRTAVTVQNPGAALDLCIAAVIKECHLVTLSLKSQILDAETDVLCAVLYSNHNRMGRHKPHLALKQVEQCLKRLKNMNLEGSIQDLFELFSSNENQPLTTKVCVVPSQPVVELVLMKVLGACKLLLRLLDCCCKTFLLTVKHLGLQEFIILNLVIVGLVSRLWVIYKGVLKRLILLYEPLFGLLQEVSRIQPMPYFKDFTFPSDITEFLGQPYFEAFKKKMSTAFAAKGVTKLLNKLFLINEQSPKASEETLLGISKKAKQIKINVQNKVDLGQPVKNKRIFKEKSSEFDVRAFCNQLKHKATQETSFDFKCSQSRLKTTKYSSDKVIGTPYAKSFVQRFREAESFTQLSEEIQMAVIWYRSKKLKAQAIFLGNKLLKSNRLKHLEAQGTSLPKKLECIKTSICNHLLRGSGIKTSKHHLRQRRSQNKFLRRQRKPQRKLQLTLLREIQQFSQRTQKTAADTSAKWRLSHCTVHRTDLYPNSKQLLNSGISMPVIQTKEKMMHENLRGIHENETDLWTMMQINKNSTSGTIKEIDDIDDIFALMGV; this is translated from the exons ATGGCTGCGGTGCCCCCGGGCCGGGAACCCTGGAACCGTGTGAGAATTCCTAAGGCGGGGAGCCGCACCGCAGTGACAGTGCAGAACCCCGGCGCGGCCCTTG ACCTTTGCATTGCAGCTGTAATTAAAGAATGCCACCTCGTCACACTGTCACTGAAGAGCCAAATCTTAGATGCAGAAACAGATGTGTTATGTGCCGTCCTTTACAGCAATCACAACAGAATGGGCCGCCACAAACCCCATTTGGCCCTCAAACAG GTTGAGCAATGTTTAAAGCGTTTGAAAAACATGAATTTGGAGGGTTCAATTCAAGACCTGTTTGAGTTGTTTTCTTCCAA tgAAAATCAGCCCTTAACTACCAAAGTGTGTGTTGTCCCCAGTCAGCCAGTGGTGGAGTTGGTGTTGATGAAGGTTTTGGGAGCCTGCAAGTTGTTGCTCCGCTTGTTGGACTGCTGCTGCAAAACATTTCT TTTGACTGTGAAACATCTAGGTTTGCAAGAGTTCATTATTTTAAACCTTGTGATAGTTGGGCTGGTGAGCAGATTATG GGTTATCTATAAAGGTGTTTTAAAAAGGTTGATTTTGTTATATGAGCCTTTGTTTGGATTGCTTCAAGAGGTCTCTAGGATTCAACCAATGCCGTACTTCAAAGATTTTACCTTTCCTTCTGATATTACTGAATTTTTAGGACAGCCATATTTTGAagcctttaagaaaaaaatgtctacaGCTTTTGCAGCTAAAGGAGTAACTAAATTGCTAAATAAACTGTTTTTAATAAATGAGCAGTCACCAAAAGCCAGTGAAGAAACCTTACTTGGAATTTCCAAAAAAGCTAAACAAATAAAGATCAATGTACAGAATAAAGTGGATCTTGGACAGCCGGTAAAGAATAAGAGAATCTTCAAAG AAAAGTCATCAGAATTTGATGTGAGGGCTTTCTGCAACCAGCTGAAACACAAAGCTACTCAG GAGACCAGctttgattttaaatgttctcagtCCAGACTAAAGACAACCAAATATTCTTCTGATAAAGTGATAGGAACTCCTTATGCCAAAAGTTTTGTGCAAAGATTCCGAGAGGCTGAGTCCTTCACACAACTTTCTGAAGAAATCCAGATGGCAGTTATATGGTACAGGAGCAAAAAACTCAAGGCTCAGGCCATTTTTCTGGGTAACAAACTTCTTAAAAGCAACCGGCTTAAACATCTGGAAGCTCAAGGTACTAG TTTGCCAAAGAAACTAGAGTGCATAAAAACATCTATTTGCAACCACCTTCTTCGTGGCTCAGGTATCAAAACTTCAAAGCATCATCTGAGACAGAGAAGATCACAGAATAAATTTTTACGGAGACAAAGGAAACCACAGAGAAAGTTGCAGTTGACTCTTTTAAGGGAAATTCAGCAGTTCTCTCAAAGGACTCAGAAGACTGCTGCAGATACCAGTGCTAAGTGGAGACTCTCACACTGTACTGTGCATAGAACTGATCTCTACCCCAACAGTAAGCAACTCTTGAATAGTGGAATTTCAATGCCTGTCATACAAACTAAGGAGAAAATGATGCATGAAAATCTTAGAGGCATCCATGAAAATGAAACTGATTTGTGGACAatgatgcaaataaataaaaacagtacaTCAGGAACCATTAAGGAGATAGATGACATTGATGATATTTTTGCTTTAATGGGAGTTTAG